The genomic stretch GCTGGCCGCCTGCCATGAGCTCAAGGTGGTGATCCACGAGATCGCTGATCTGGCCTTCGCTGAGACGATGGCTGCCGCCGTGTGCTCCGCCCGCCCGGTGGAGGGAGCGCTGCCCCAGCTGTTGCTGCAACCTTCCTGGGGGAGCGCGGCGGGTCAGGAACTGGCGGTCCAGCACGTGCGGCGCCATCCGGCCTGGCGCCTCAGCCTGCAGAGCCACAAATGGCTGGGCGTTCGCTGAAGGCCGGCCTCAGTGATCCCGCAAACTGTGAGCGAGTGAGCAACGCGGGCGTGGACAAGCTGCAGAGCCTTCGGGGCATGGTCGATCTGCTTCCGGAGCAGATGCCGCTGTGGCAGCACGTGGAAGCCCTGGCCCGCTCGCAGTTCCAGCGGGCTGGTCTGAGGGAGATCCGCACGCCGTTGCTGGAGGTCACCGAGCTGTTTGCCCGCGGCATCGGCGAAGCCACCGATGTGGTGGGCAAGGAGATGTACACCTTCCAGGACCGTGGGGAGCGCAGCTGCACCCTGCGGCCCGAGGGCACCGCCTCGGTGGTGCGCGCCGCCCTGCAGCATGGCCTGCTCAGCCAGGGGCCCCAGCGCCTCTGGTACACGGGGCCGATGTTCCGCTACGAGCGTCCCCAGGCCGGGCGGCAGCGCCAGTTCCACCAGGTGGGGATCGAGTTTCTGGGATTTGCCGACCCCCGCAGCGATGCCGAAGCGATCGCGATCGCCTGGGACCTGCTCAGCGAGCTTGGGGTCGGCGGCCTGGCGCTGGAGCTCAATTCCCTCGGCGATCCCGCCGACCGTGCCGCCTACCGCACGGCCTTGGTCGCCTGGCTGGAGGAGCGCCGCGAGCTGCTCGATGCGGAATCCAGGGAGCGGATCAGCACCAATCCCCTGCGCATCCTCGACAGCAAGAACCCTGACACCCAGGCCGTGCTGGCTGAGGCACCGCTGCTGATCGACAGCCTGAGCGACGCCAGCCGTGAGCGCTTCGAGGCGGTGCGCCGCTGCCTTGAGGCGCTGGAGATTCCGTACCAGCTCAGCCCCCGCCTGGTGCGGGGCCTCGACTACTACACCCACACGGCCTTCGAGATCACCAGCAGCCAGCTCGGGGCCCAGGGCACAGTCTGCGGCGGCGGTCGTTACGACGGCCTGATCGAGCAACTGGGCGGTGCTCCCACGGCGGCGATCGGCTGGGCGATCGGCCTCGAGCGGCTGGTGTTGCTGTGCGCCCAACGGGACGCGGCAGAGGGAGCGCTCCCTACGGTGCCGGTGCCGGATGTGTACGTGGTCAGCCGCGGCGAAGCGGCCGAACGCCAGGCGCTGGTGCTCTCCCGCCAGCTGCGCCAGGCCGGCCAGATGGTGGAGCTTGATCTCACCGGGTCCGCCTTCGGCAAGCAGCTCAAGCGGGCCGATCGCTGCGGGGCCCCCTGGGCTGTGGTGATCGGCGAGGGGGAAGCGGAGCAGGGGGTGGTGCTGCTCAAGGACCTGCGCCGCAGCGGTAGGACCCCCGAAGAGGAGCGACTGGGGCCGCAGGAGCTGCTAAGACGTCTTCTTTGCCAATGAGCATGAGAAGCTTCTCATGCC from Synechococcus sp. CBW1107 encodes the following:
- the hisS gene encoding histidine--tRNA ligase, translated to MDKLQSLRGMVDLLPEQMPLWQHVEALARSQFQRAGLREIRTPLLEVTELFARGIGEATDVVGKEMYTFQDRGERSCTLRPEGTASVVRAALQHGLLSQGPQRLWYTGPMFRYERPQAGRQRQFHQVGIEFLGFADPRSDAEAIAIAWDLLSELGVGGLALELNSLGDPADRAAYRTALVAWLEERRELLDAESRERISTNPLRILDSKNPDTQAVLAEAPLLIDSLSDASRERFEAVRRCLEALEIPYQLSPRLVRGLDYYTHTAFEITSSQLGAQGTVCGGGRYDGLIEQLGGAPTAAIGWAIGLERLVLLCAQRDAAEGALPTVPVPDVYVVSRGEAAERQALVLSRQLRQAGQMVELDLTGSAFGKQLKRADRCGAPWAVVIGEGEAEQGVVLLKDLRRSGRTPEEERLGPQELLRRLLCQ